A window of the Cicer arietinum cultivar CDC Frontier isolate Library 1 chromosome 6, Cicar.CDCFrontier_v2.0, whole genome shotgun sequence genome harbors these coding sequences:
- the LOC101488538 gene encoding glutelin type-A 2-like, with product MELDLTPKREIALYEGDGGGYYVWSSSQMSVLASTNVGACRLLLKPRGFCLPHYADISKVGYVIQGTDGVIGCVLPNTTKEIVLKLKQGDIIPLPIGTVSWLYNDGASDLDIILFGDTSTAHVPGEFNYFFPTGILASFSNELISKVYHLNKDETYKLTTSQTEPLVSKLEKAQPIPKPQMDMTKKLVHNIDATKPKIEVQNGGSITILSESSFPFIGSAGLSVIKVKLEPNAIKAPSYLVDPAVKLIYIARGYGKIEIVGLNGKRVLDTQVKAGHLIVVPKLFVVAKIAGEEGMETYSFVTTTKPSSGELVGTTSIWGALSPIVQQVSLNVNSEFQKSFISKTNKTTTIIPAKN from the exons ATGGAGTTGGATTTAACACCGAAAAGAGAAATAGCATTGTACGAGGGAGATGGTGGTGGTTACTACGTTTGGTCGAGTTCTCAAATGTCGGTGTTAGCTTCTACCAATGTTGGTGCTTGTCGCCTTTTGCTTAAACCTCGAGGATTTTGTCTTCCTCATTATGCTGATATCTCTAAAGTAGGTTATGTTATTCAAG GGACTGATGGTGTAATTGGGTGTGTGCTCCCCAACACCACAAAAGAAATTGTTTTGAAGCTTAAGCAAGGAGACATCATACCTTTACCTATTGGAACCGTTTCATGGTTGTACAATGATGGTGCCTCAGACCTTgacattattttatttggtgATACTTCAACCGCTCATGTTCCAGGCGaattcaactatttttttcCAACAGGAATTTTAGCAAGTTTTTCCAATGAACTCATTAGCAAAGTGTATCATTTGAACAAAGATGAAACATACAAGCTAACAACAAGCCAAACTGAACCTTTGGTATCCAAGCTAGAAAAAGCCCAACCCATTCCTAAGCCCCAAATGGACATGACTAAAAAATTAGTCCATAATATTGATGCTACAAAGCCCAAAATTGAAGTCCAAAATGGTGGATCAATAACAATTTTATCGGAGTCAAGTTTCCCTTTTATTGGGAGTGCTGGGTTAAGTGTGATTAAAGTTAAACTCGAACCTAATGCTATTAAGGCACCATCTTATTTAGTAGACCCTgcagtaaaattaatttatattgctAGAGGATATGGAAAGATTGAAATTGTTGGTTTGAATGGAAAACGTGTATTGGACACTCAAGTGAAGGCTGGTCATTTAATTGTTGTACCAAAGTTATTTGTAGTTGCTAAAATTGCTGGAGAAGAAGGAATGGAGACTTACTCTTTTGTGACAACTACCAA GCCTTCAAGTGGAGAGTTAGTTGGCACGACATCAATTTGGGGAGCCTTATCACCAATAGTTCAACAAGTTTCTCTTAATGTGAATTCTGAATTTCAAAAAAGTTTCATATCCAAGACCAACAAAACTACAACGATCATTCCAGCTAAAAATTAG
- the LOC101488886 gene encoding 11S globulin seed storage protein 2-like, giving the protein MELDLTPKVAETLLEGDGGGYYIWLSSQVPVLAKTNVGAGQLVLRPRGFALPHYADSNKIGYVIQGTNGVAGLVLPNSGKEVVVKLKKGDVIPVPIGGVSWWFNDGDSDLNIIFLGETSKAHVPGEFTYFFLNGIQGLLASFSSDLISKVYNFNQDEVNKLTQSQSGVVIISVEKGQPMPKPQLELTKELVYDIDAAGPNIEAQNGGLVTILTDKELPFIKEVGLSVIRVKLEPNAIKAPSNLITPGIQLIYIARGGGKIEIVGLNGKRVLDAQVKVGHLIVVPRFFVVAKIAGEEGMETYSIVTTTKPLFEELAGKKSVWGVLSPTVQEVSFNVNSEFQKLFISKATLDTNLIPPTI; this is encoded by the exons ATGGAGTTGGACCTAACACCGAAGGTAGCAGAAACATTGTTAGAGGGAGATGGTGGTGGTTATTACATTTGGTTGAGTTCTCAAGTTCCAGTTTTAGCAAAGACCAACGTTGGTGCTGGCCAACTTGTTCTTCGCCCACGAGGCTTTGCTCTTCCTCATTATGCTGATTCCAACAAAATCGGTTATGTCATTCAAG GGACTAACGGCGTAGCTGGATTGGTTCTCCCTAATAGTGGAAAAGAAGTAGTTGTGAAGCTTAAGAAAGGAGATGTTATACCTGTACCTATTGGAGGTGTTTCATGGTGGTTCAATGATGGTGACTCTGACcttaatattatatttcttgGAGAAACTTCAAAAGCTCATGTTCCAGGAGAATTCACCtatttttttctaaatggtATTCAAGGACTTTTAGCAAGTTTCTCTAGTGATCTAATAAGcaaagtatataattttaatcaagATGAGGTGAATAAGTTAACACAAAGCCAAAGTGGGGTTGTGATAATTAGTGTAGAAAAAGGGCAACCAATGCCTAAGCCACAATTGGAGCTAACTAAAGAACTTGTTTATGACATAGATGCTGCAGGCCCAAATATTGAGGCCCAAAATGGTGGATTAGTCACAATCTTAACGGATAAAGAACTTCCTTTTATTAAGGAGGTTGGGTTAAGTGTGATTAGAGTTAAACTTGAACCTAATGCTATTAAGGCACCATCAAACTTAATCACTCCTGGGATTCAATTAATTTACATAGCTAGAGGAGGTggaaaaattgaaattgtggGATTGAATGGGAAACGTGTTTTGGATGCTCAAGTTAAGGTTGGTCATTTGATTGTTGTGCCACGTTTTTTTGTGGTCGCTAAAATTGCAGGTGAAGAAGGAATGGAGACTTACTCTATTGTAACTACTACAaa GCCTTTGTTTGAAGAATTAGCTGGCAAGAAATCGGTTTGGGGAGTCTTATCACCTACGGTGCAAGAAGTGTCTTTTAATGTGAATTCTGAGTTTCAAAAGCTTTTCATATCCAAGGCCACTCTCGACACAAATCTCATCCCCCCTACTATTTAG
- the LOC101489211 gene encoding putative transferase At1g60990, chloroplastic, translated as MITLSLLPSSFTLPNQSPPILPKPYLLRNLELWSHHHKKKKLIFHSISSQSSSSFDLSPPPIDHDFLDTVKTAGAEVSGEGIVETFHNDEEALDAADNGVAVVDLSHFGRIRVSGDDRVQFLHNQSTANFECLQAGQGCDTVFVTPTARTIDIAHAWVMKNAITLVVSPKTCRTISEMLNKYIFFADKVEIQDITKKTSLFVLVGPKSGQVMENLNLGNLVGKPYGTHQHFYVDKQPITIGVGNLISEDGFSLMMSPAAAPSVWKAILAQGAVAMGSNAWNKLRVIQGRPAPGMELTKEFNVLEACLWNSISLTKGCYKGQETISRLITYDGVKQRLWGFHLSDAAQLGSTITVDGKKVGKLTSYASGRKQSEHFGLGYIKRQAASEGDRVIVGDNIIGTVVEVPFLSQQRPPSGSSKSS; from the exons ATGATAACGCTGTCACTACTACCATCTTCCTTCACACTTCCAAACCAATCTCCTCCAATATTGCCCAAACCTTATTTACTCCGAAATCTTGAGTTGTGGTCCCACCACCACAAGAAGAAGAAACTAATCTTCCACTCAATTTCTTCTCAATCTTCGTCATCTTTCGACCTTTCCCCTCCCCCCATCGACCATGACTTCCTG GACACTGTTAAAACTGCAGGTGCCGAGGTTTCAGGGGAAGGGATCGTTGAAACATTTCATAATGACGAAGAAGCACTGGATGCTGCAGACAATGGGGTTGCT GTTGTGGATCTTTCACACTTTGGCCGGATAAGAG TCAGCGGAGATGATCGTGTTCAGTTCCTTCACAACCAGAGTACTGCAAACTTCGAATGTCTACAAGCAGGACAA GGATGTGACACTGTTTTTGTAACACCAACAGCTCGAACTATAGATATTGCACATGCGTGGGTCATg AAAAATGCAATAACTTTAGTGGTTTCGCCAAAGACTTGTAGGACCATTTCTGAAATGCTGAACAA GTACATATTTTTTGCTGATAAAGTAGAGATTCAAGACATTACTAAGAAAACCAGCTTATTTGTTTTGGTGGGACCCAAAAGTGGCCAA GTGATGGAGAACCTGAACCTAGGCAATCTTGTTGGAAAACCGTATGGCACTCATCAACATTTTTAT GTTGATAAGCAGCCTATAACTATAGGAGTTGGAAATCTCATTTCTGAAGATGGTTTTTCATTGATGATGTCTCCAGCAGCTGCTCCATCTGTCTGGAAAGCTATTCTTGCTCAAGGGGCTGTCGCAATGGGTTCTAATGCTTGGAATAAATTGCGGGTTATCCAAG GAAGGCCTGCTCCTGGAATGGAGCTTACAAAAGAATTCAATGTCCTTGAGGCTTGTCTATGGAACTCCATTTCTCTAACCAAGG GCTGTTACAAAGGACAGGAGACTATATCTAGGCTGATAACATATGATGGTGTCAAACAAAGGTTATGGGGATTTCATCTTTCTGATGCCGCACAACTTGGCAGTACTATTACAGTTGATGGGAAAAag GTTGGGAAATTGACTAGTTACGCTTCTGGAAGGAAGCAATCTGAACACTTTGGGTTAGGTTACATCAAGAGGCAAGCTGCTTCAGAAGGTGACAGAGTAATTGTGGGAGATAACATCATTGGAACAGTAGTGGAAGTTCCTTTTCTTTCTCAACAGCGTCCACCATCTGGTAGTTCAAAAAGTTCTTGA